The window CGAAAAGAAATACGGCAGGCTTGCCGGGATCTTCAGTTTGACAAATATCTCCTTTTTCCCGGCGCCGAACGAGCGCAGCAGATCGATCATATCGGTCTTGGCCGAGCGGAACCCGTCAAACACCGTGATCGCAATGGGGAAAAAGGTAATCAGTACCGTTACCAGCACTTTGCTCCAAATCGTATAACCGAACCACAGCACAAACAGGGGCGCCAGCGCCGTGGTCGGGATGGTCTGCGAGGCGACAATGACCGGATAGAGCGTCTTTTCCGCAACCGGGCTGGCGTCCATCAAGATGGCCAGCAACACGCCCAGCACGACTGAAATCACCAGGCCAATGCCGGTGCACAGCAGGGTCGCGGGCAGATGGGCGGTGAACAGCGGCTCGCGCAGCTCCCACAGGCGCACAAGCACCTGGGTGGGCGACGGCAGGATATAGGCTGCATCCATGCCCATGGCCCCGGCCTGCCAGATGATCAGCAGCACAAAGGCCAGCAGCAGCGCCGGAAGGTTGGCATTTCTCCCTTTCATGCGTCCACCTCCCGCCGCAGCATGTCGATGAGCTGTTCCCGCAGCGCCAGCATCTCCGGATGGGTCAGGCATTCGCGCGTGCGCGGATAGGCCGCCGGCACGGTGAACGACCGCAGCTTGCGGATGGGCATATCCTCGACCACCAGCACCCGGCCGGACAGGAAGATGGCCTCCTCCACGTCGTGAGTGATGAACAAAACGGTCTTGTGATCGTGTTCCCACTGATCGAGCAGCCACTCCTGCATGGAGATGCGCGTGAGGAAGTCGAGCGCCGAAAACGGCTCGTCGAGCAGCAGCAGTTCGGAACCGGTCAGCAGTGTGCGGGCAAAGGCCGCACGCTGGCGCATACCGCCCGACAGTTCGCTTGGCCGCTTGTCCCCCCATCCGGCCAGGCCGACCACATCCAGTGTCTTCTGGATGCGTTCGTCCATCTCGGCGCGGGAGCAGCTG of the Intestinibacillus sp. Marseille-P6563 genome contains:
- a CDS encoding ABC transporter permease gives rise to the protein MKGRNANLPALLLAFVLLIIWQAGAMGMDAAYILPSPTQVLVRLWELREPLFTAHLPATLLCTGIGLVISVVLGVLLAILMDASPVAEKTLYPVIVASQTIPTTALAPLFVLWFGYTIWSKVLVTVLITFFPIAITVFDGFRSAKTDMIDLLRSFGAGKKEIFVKLKIPASLPYFFSAIKMAIPLSIIGAAIGEWLGADAGLGYFSRRMMTQLDGAGVFAPIVLLSVVAMVAVALVSWLEKKVITWRGDL
- a CDS encoding ABC transporter ATP-binding protein; the encoded protein is MLEFRDVSFQYEVEDFDIIDHLSFHIEPGEFVSVIGPSGCGKSTIFRLTNQLLARKGGDILVDGQSIDGRRGYCGYMPQRDLLFPWRTVADNLRLPMEIQGSCSRAEMDERIQKTLDVVGLAGWGDKRPSELSGGMRQRAAFARTLLTGSELLLLDEPFSALDFLTRISMQEWLLDQWEHDHKTVLFITHDVEEAIFLSGRVLVVEDMPIRKLRSFTVPAAYPRTRECLTHPEMLALREQLIDMLRREVDA